In the Brienomyrus brachyistius isolate T26 chromosome 20, BBRACH_0.4, whole genome shotgun sequence genome, one interval contains:
- the mta3 gene encoding metastasis-associated protein MTA3 isoform X1 produces MAANMYRVGDYVFFENSSSNPYLIRRIEELNKTASGNVEAKVVCFYRRRDISHSLIQLADKHAKDLEEEKASSSDPELSDKQKHQLRHRELFLSRQYESLPATHIRGKCSVALLNETESVLSYLDREDSFFYSLVYDPTQKTLLADKGEIRVGPRFQADVPDMLQDGEPDDRDQSKLEVKMWDPQCPLTNKQIDQFLVVARAVGTFARALDCSSSVRQPSLHMSAAAASRDITLFHAMDTLHRHGYSLSGAISVLVPQGGPVLCRDEMEEWSASEAGLFEEALEKYGKDFSDIRQDFLPWKSLTSIIEYYYMWKTTDRYVQQKRLKAAEAESKLKQVYIPTYNKPNPNQISVSNGKMSAVNGAAALPGHQATSGGRACESCYSMQSAQWYSWGPPNMQCRLCVSCWMYWKKYGGLKMPSRADGEEKAPSSPSPNEPRSRAHGPRQSAHLAPMRNTGSPKSSVKTKQAFLLQATRLTKLARHMCRDIIRLRRAARRPFVPINCGAIKAEYMSRASEGLGAPPAQLRSVQRSSLSSVLRFLESRPAPNMTRAPRTPGLQVPPPRRLLSSLPSHGPLGMLGKRGYHHHSRMESSAERRAAAGQENSSHTVGSLLHNGSSSGNVLRKRRPNWIDAPDDSFFLVSWETRKARKLLSRSQLRRACRQPCEQISLRRVPSAPHQPPPHLSLRNRGPIVIHD; encoded by the exons ATGGCGGCCAACATGTACCGGGTCGGAG ATTACGTCTTCTTCGAGAATTCCTCCAGTAACCCGTACCTGATCCGGCGCATAGAGGAGCTGAATAAG ACGGCCAGTGGGAACGTCGAGGCGAAGGTGGTCTGCTTCTACAGGCGGAGGGACATCTCACACAGCCTGATCCAGCTGGCAGACAAGCACGCAA AGGACCTGGAGGAGGAGAAGGCGAGCTCGAGTGACCCGGAGCTCAGCGACAAGCAGAAGCACCAGCTTCGTCACCGCGAGCTCTTCCTGTCACGGCAGTACGAGTCGCTGCCGGCGACTCACATCAG GGGGAAGTGCAGTGTGGCTCTCCTGAACGAGACCGAGTCTGTGCTCTCCTACCTGGACAGGGAG GACTCGTTCTTCTACTCACTGGTGTACGACCCTACGCAGAAGACCCTGCTGGCCGACAAGGGTGAGATCCGTGTGGGGCCTCGCTTCCAGGCCGACGTGCCCGACATGCTGCAGGACg GCGAGCCAGACGACCGGGATCAGTCCAAGCTGGAGGTGAAAATGTGGGACCCCCAGTGCCCTCTGACGAACAAGCAGATCGACCAGTTCCTTGTTGTTGCTCG TGCGGTGGGCACCTTCGCCCGAGCCCTGGACTGCAGCAGCTCTGTCCGGCAGCCCAGCTTGCACATGAGTGCCGCCGCCGCCTCCCGCGACATCACCCTG TTCCACGCCATGGACACGCTGCACCGGCACGGCTACAGCCTGTCTGGGGCCATCAGCGTGCTGGTGCCGCAGGGCGGCCCTGTGCTCTGCCGCGACGAGATGGAGGAATGGAGCGCTTCGGAGGCCGGCCTCTTCGAGGAGGCGCTCGAGAAATACGGCAAGGACTTCAGTGACATCCGGCAGGACTTT CTCCCCTGGAAGTCACTGACCAGCATCATCGAGTATTACTACATGTGGAAGACGACAGACCGATACGTGCAGCAG AAACGGCTGAAGGCAGCGGAAGCCGAGAGCAAACTGAAGCAAGTGTACATCCCTACCTA CAACAAGCCCAACCCCAACCAGATCTCCGTCAGCAACGGCAAGATGAGCGCGGTGAACGGCGCAGCTGCACTGCCGGGGCACCAGGCGACCAGCGGAGGGCGAGCTTGCGAGAGCTGCTACT ccaTGCAGTCGGCGCAGTGGTACTCGTGGGGCCCCCCCAACATGCAGTGCCGGCTCTGCGTGTCCTGTTGGATGTACTGGAAAAAGTACGGGGGGCTGAAGATGCCCAGCCGAGCTGATGGAGAGGAGAAGGCACCATCCAGCCCCTCCCCCAAT GAGCCCCGGTCCCGTGCTCACGGCCCCCGCCAGTCGGCTCACCTGGCCCCCATGCGCAACACGGGCAGCCCCAAGTCCTCGGTGAAGACCAAGCAGGCCTTCCTGCTGCAGGCCACACGGCTCACCAAGCTGGCGCGTCACATGTGCCGTGACATCATCAGGCTGCGCCGGGCCGCACGCCGCCCCTTTGTGCCCATTAACTGTGGCGCCATAAAGGCGGAGT ACATGTCGCGAGCCTCTGAGGGACTGGGGGCGCCACCAGCGCAGCTGCGGAGCGTGCAGAGGAGCAGCCTCAGCAGCGTGCTGCGCTTCCTGG AGTCTCGCCCAGCCCCCAACATGACCCGGGCTCCCCGCACTCCAGGTCTCCAGGTCCCGCCCCCCCGGCGTCTGCTCTCCTCACTGCCTAGCCATGGGCCGCTAGGCATGCTGGGAAAGCGCGGATACCACCACCATAGCAGGATGGAGAGCAGTGCAGAGAGGAGGGCAGCTGCGGGCCAAG AGAACTCGAGTCACACAGTGGGAAGCCTGTTG cacAACGGAAGCAGCAGCGGCAACGTGTTGCGTAAGCGTCGGCCCAACTGGATCGACGCCCCTGACGACAGCTTCTTCCTCGTGTCCTGGGAGACCAG GAAGGCCCGGAAGCTGCTCTCTCGCTCCCAGCTAAGACGTGCCTGCAGGCAGCCATGTGAGCAGATCTCCCTGCGAAGGGTCCCCTCTGCTCCccaccagccccccccacacctcagCCTGAGGAACCGGGGCCCCATCGTCATTCATGACTGA
- the mta3 gene encoding metastasis-associated protein MTA3 isoform X2 has protein sequence MDTPQPLMNYVFFENSSSNPYLIRRIEELNKTASGNVEAKVVCFYRRRDISHSLIQLADKHAKDLEEEKASSSDPELSDKQKHQLRHRELFLSRQYESLPATHIRGKCSVALLNETESVLSYLDREDSFFYSLVYDPTQKTLLADKGEIRVGPRFQADVPDMLQDGEPDDRDQSKLEVKMWDPQCPLTNKQIDQFLVVARAVGTFARALDCSSSVRQPSLHMSAAAASRDITLFHAMDTLHRHGYSLSGAISVLVPQGGPVLCRDEMEEWSASEAGLFEEALEKYGKDFSDIRQDFLPWKSLTSIIEYYYMWKTTDRYVQQKRLKAAEAESKLKQVYIPTYNKPNPNQISVSNGKMSAVNGAAALPGHQATSGGRACESCYSMQSAQWYSWGPPNMQCRLCVSCWMYWKKYGGLKMPSRADGEEKAPSSPSPNEPRSRAHGPRQSAHLAPMRNTGSPKSSVKTKQAFLLQATRLTKLARHMCRDIIRLRRAARRPFVPINCGAIKAEYMSRASEGLGAPPAQLRSVQRSSLSSVLRFLESRPAPNMTRAPRTPGLQVPPPRRLLSSLPSHGPLGMLGKRGYHHHSRMESSAERRAAAGQENSSHTVGSLLHNGSSSGNVLRKRRPNWIDAPDDSFFLVSWETRKARKLLSRSQLRRACRQPCEQISLRRVPSAPHQPPPHLSLRNRGPIVIHD, from the exons ATGGACACCCCACAGCCTCTTATGA ATTACGTCTTCTTCGAGAATTCCTCCAGTAACCCGTACCTGATCCGGCGCATAGAGGAGCTGAATAAG ACGGCCAGTGGGAACGTCGAGGCGAAGGTGGTCTGCTTCTACAGGCGGAGGGACATCTCACACAGCCTGATCCAGCTGGCAGACAAGCACGCAA AGGACCTGGAGGAGGAGAAGGCGAGCTCGAGTGACCCGGAGCTCAGCGACAAGCAGAAGCACCAGCTTCGTCACCGCGAGCTCTTCCTGTCACGGCAGTACGAGTCGCTGCCGGCGACTCACATCAG GGGGAAGTGCAGTGTGGCTCTCCTGAACGAGACCGAGTCTGTGCTCTCCTACCTGGACAGGGAG GACTCGTTCTTCTACTCACTGGTGTACGACCCTACGCAGAAGACCCTGCTGGCCGACAAGGGTGAGATCCGTGTGGGGCCTCGCTTCCAGGCCGACGTGCCCGACATGCTGCAGGACg GCGAGCCAGACGACCGGGATCAGTCCAAGCTGGAGGTGAAAATGTGGGACCCCCAGTGCCCTCTGACGAACAAGCAGATCGACCAGTTCCTTGTTGTTGCTCG TGCGGTGGGCACCTTCGCCCGAGCCCTGGACTGCAGCAGCTCTGTCCGGCAGCCCAGCTTGCACATGAGTGCCGCCGCCGCCTCCCGCGACATCACCCTG TTCCACGCCATGGACACGCTGCACCGGCACGGCTACAGCCTGTCTGGGGCCATCAGCGTGCTGGTGCCGCAGGGCGGCCCTGTGCTCTGCCGCGACGAGATGGAGGAATGGAGCGCTTCGGAGGCCGGCCTCTTCGAGGAGGCGCTCGAGAAATACGGCAAGGACTTCAGTGACATCCGGCAGGACTTT CTCCCCTGGAAGTCACTGACCAGCATCATCGAGTATTACTACATGTGGAAGACGACAGACCGATACGTGCAGCAG AAACGGCTGAAGGCAGCGGAAGCCGAGAGCAAACTGAAGCAAGTGTACATCCCTACCTA CAACAAGCCCAACCCCAACCAGATCTCCGTCAGCAACGGCAAGATGAGCGCGGTGAACGGCGCAGCTGCACTGCCGGGGCACCAGGCGACCAGCGGAGGGCGAGCTTGCGAGAGCTGCTACT ccaTGCAGTCGGCGCAGTGGTACTCGTGGGGCCCCCCCAACATGCAGTGCCGGCTCTGCGTGTCCTGTTGGATGTACTGGAAAAAGTACGGGGGGCTGAAGATGCCCAGCCGAGCTGATGGAGAGGAGAAGGCACCATCCAGCCCCTCCCCCAAT GAGCCCCGGTCCCGTGCTCACGGCCCCCGCCAGTCGGCTCACCTGGCCCCCATGCGCAACACGGGCAGCCCCAAGTCCTCGGTGAAGACCAAGCAGGCCTTCCTGCTGCAGGCCACACGGCTCACCAAGCTGGCGCGTCACATGTGCCGTGACATCATCAGGCTGCGCCGGGCCGCACGCCGCCCCTTTGTGCCCATTAACTGTGGCGCCATAAAGGCGGAGT ACATGTCGCGAGCCTCTGAGGGACTGGGGGCGCCACCAGCGCAGCTGCGGAGCGTGCAGAGGAGCAGCCTCAGCAGCGTGCTGCGCTTCCTGG AGTCTCGCCCAGCCCCCAACATGACCCGGGCTCCCCGCACTCCAGGTCTCCAGGTCCCGCCCCCCCGGCGTCTGCTCTCCTCACTGCCTAGCCATGGGCCGCTAGGCATGCTGGGAAAGCGCGGATACCACCACCATAGCAGGATGGAGAGCAGTGCAGAGAGGAGGGCAGCTGCGGGCCAAG AGAACTCGAGTCACACAGTGGGAAGCCTGTTG cacAACGGAAGCAGCAGCGGCAACGTGTTGCGTAAGCGTCGGCCCAACTGGATCGACGCCCCTGACGACAGCTTCTTCCTCGTGTCCTGGGAGACCAG GAAGGCCCGGAAGCTGCTCTCTCGCTCCCAGCTAAGACGTGCCTGCAGGCAGCCATGTGAGCAGATCTCCCTGCGAAGGGTCCCCTCTGCTCCccaccagccccccccacacctcagCCTGAGGAACCGGGGCCCCATCGTCATTCATGACTGA
- the mta3 gene encoding metastasis-associated protein MTA3 isoform X4 produces MAANMYRVGDYVFFENSSSNPYLIRRIEELNKTASGNVEAKVVCFYRRRDISHSLIQLADKHAKDLEEEKASSSDPELSDKQKHQLRHRELFLSRQYESLPATHIRGKCSVALLNETESVLSYLDREDSFFYSLVYDPTQKTLLADKGEIRVGPRFQADVPDMLQDGEPDDRDQSKLEVKMWDPQCPLTNKQIDQFLVVARAVGTFARALDCSSSVRQPSLHMSAAAASRDITLFHAMDTLHRHGYSLSGAISVLVPQGGPVLCRDEMEEWSASEAGLFEEALEKYGKDFSDIRQDFLPWKSLTSIIEYYYMWKTTDRYVQQKRLKAAEAESKLKQVYIPTYNKPNPNQISVSNGKMSAVNGAAALPGHQATSGGRACESCYSMQSAQWYSWGPPNMQCRLCVSCWMYWKKYGGLKMPSRADGEEKAPSSPSPNEPRSRAHGPRQSAHLAPMRNTGSPKSSVKTKQAFLLQATRLTKLARHMCRDIIRLRRAARRPFVPINCGAIKAESVLPVRRPLIHQLPNENSTL; encoded by the exons ATGGCGGCCAACATGTACCGGGTCGGAG ATTACGTCTTCTTCGAGAATTCCTCCAGTAACCCGTACCTGATCCGGCGCATAGAGGAGCTGAATAAG ACGGCCAGTGGGAACGTCGAGGCGAAGGTGGTCTGCTTCTACAGGCGGAGGGACATCTCACACAGCCTGATCCAGCTGGCAGACAAGCACGCAA AGGACCTGGAGGAGGAGAAGGCGAGCTCGAGTGACCCGGAGCTCAGCGACAAGCAGAAGCACCAGCTTCGTCACCGCGAGCTCTTCCTGTCACGGCAGTACGAGTCGCTGCCGGCGACTCACATCAG GGGGAAGTGCAGTGTGGCTCTCCTGAACGAGACCGAGTCTGTGCTCTCCTACCTGGACAGGGAG GACTCGTTCTTCTACTCACTGGTGTACGACCCTACGCAGAAGACCCTGCTGGCCGACAAGGGTGAGATCCGTGTGGGGCCTCGCTTCCAGGCCGACGTGCCCGACATGCTGCAGGACg GCGAGCCAGACGACCGGGATCAGTCCAAGCTGGAGGTGAAAATGTGGGACCCCCAGTGCCCTCTGACGAACAAGCAGATCGACCAGTTCCTTGTTGTTGCTCG TGCGGTGGGCACCTTCGCCCGAGCCCTGGACTGCAGCAGCTCTGTCCGGCAGCCCAGCTTGCACATGAGTGCCGCCGCCGCCTCCCGCGACATCACCCTG TTCCACGCCATGGACACGCTGCACCGGCACGGCTACAGCCTGTCTGGGGCCATCAGCGTGCTGGTGCCGCAGGGCGGCCCTGTGCTCTGCCGCGACGAGATGGAGGAATGGAGCGCTTCGGAGGCCGGCCTCTTCGAGGAGGCGCTCGAGAAATACGGCAAGGACTTCAGTGACATCCGGCAGGACTTT CTCCCCTGGAAGTCACTGACCAGCATCATCGAGTATTACTACATGTGGAAGACGACAGACCGATACGTGCAGCAG AAACGGCTGAAGGCAGCGGAAGCCGAGAGCAAACTGAAGCAAGTGTACATCCCTACCTA CAACAAGCCCAACCCCAACCAGATCTCCGTCAGCAACGGCAAGATGAGCGCGGTGAACGGCGCAGCTGCACTGCCGGGGCACCAGGCGACCAGCGGAGGGCGAGCTTGCGAGAGCTGCTACT ccaTGCAGTCGGCGCAGTGGTACTCGTGGGGCCCCCCCAACATGCAGTGCCGGCTCTGCGTGTCCTGTTGGATGTACTGGAAAAAGTACGGGGGGCTGAAGATGCCCAGCCGAGCTGATGGAGAGGAGAAGGCACCATCCAGCCCCTCCCCCAAT GAGCCCCGGTCCCGTGCTCACGGCCCCCGCCAGTCGGCTCACCTGGCCCCCATGCGCAACACGGGCAGCCCCAAGTCCTCGGTGAAGACCAAGCAGGCCTTCCTGCTGCAGGCCACACGGCTCACCAAGCTGGCGCGTCACATGTGCCGTGACATCATCAGGCTGCGCCGGGCCGCACGCCGCCCCTTTGTGCCCATTAACTGTGGCGCCATAAAGGCGGAGT CCGTGCTTCCTGTCCGCCGTCCCCTGATCCACCAGCTTCCCAATGAAAACTCTACACTGTGA
- the mta3 gene encoding metastasis-associated protein MTA3 isoform X5 — protein sequence MAANMYRVGDYVFFENSSSNPYLIRRIEELNKTASGNVEAKVVCFYRRRDISHSLIQLADKHAKDLEEEKASSSDPELSDKQKHQLRHRELFLSRQYESLPATHIRGKCSVALLNETESVLSYLDREDSFFYSLVYDPTQKTLLADKGEIRVGPRFQADVPDMLQDGEPDDRDQSKLEVKMWDPQCPLTNKQIDQFLVVARAVGTFARALDCSSSVRQPSLHMSAAAASRDITLFHAMDTLHRHGYSLSGAISVLVPQGGPVLCRDEMEEWSASEAGLFEEALEKYGKDFSDIRQDFLPWKSLTSIIEYYYMWKTTDRYVQQKRLKAAEAESKLKQVYIPTYNKPNPNQISVSNGKMSAVNGAAALPGHQATSGGRACESCYSMQSAQWYSWGPPNMQCRLCVSCWMYWKKYGGLKMPSRADGEEKAPSSPSPNPHRRAAPPCQWGSSQDEM from the exons ATGGCGGCCAACATGTACCGGGTCGGAG ATTACGTCTTCTTCGAGAATTCCTCCAGTAACCCGTACCTGATCCGGCGCATAGAGGAGCTGAATAAG ACGGCCAGTGGGAACGTCGAGGCGAAGGTGGTCTGCTTCTACAGGCGGAGGGACATCTCACACAGCCTGATCCAGCTGGCAGACAAGCACGCAA AGGACCTGGAGGAGGAGAAGGCGAGCTCGAGTGACCCGGAGCTCAGCGACAAGCAGAAGCACCAGCTTCGTCACCGCGAGCTCTTCCTGTCACGGCAGTACGAGTCGCTGCCGGCGACTCACATCAG GGGGAAGTGCAGTGTGGCTCTCCTGAACGAGACCGAGTCTGTGCTCTCCTACCTGGACAGGGAG GACTCGTTCTTCTACTCACTGGTGTACGACCCTACGCAGAAGACCCTGCTGGCCGACAAGGGTGAGATCCGTGTGGGGCCTCGCTTCCAGGCCGACGTGCCCGACATGCTGCAGGACg GCGAGCCAGACGACCGGGATCAGTCCAAGCTGGAGGTGAAAATGTGGGACCCCCAGTGCCCTCTGACGAACAAGCAGATCGACCAGTTCCTTGTTGTTGCTCG TGCGGTGGGCACCTTCGCCCGAGCCCTGGACTGCAGCAGCTCTGTCCGGCAGCCCAGCTTGCACATGAGTGCCGCCGCCGCCTCCCGCGACATCACCCTG TTCCACGCCATGGACACGCTGCACCGGCACGGCTACAGCCTGTCTGGGGCCATCAGCGTGCTGGTGCCGCAGGGCGGCCCTGTGCTCTGCCGCGACGAGATGGAGGAATGGAGCGCTTCGGAGGCCGGCCTCTTCGAGGAGGCGCTCGAGAAATACGGCAAGGACTTCAGTGACATCCGGCAGGACTTT CTCCCCTGGAAGTCACTGACCAGCATCATCGAGTATTACTACATGTGGAAGACGACAGACCGATACGTGCAGCAG AAACGGCTGAAGGCAGCGGAAGCCGAGAGCAAACTGAAGCAAGTGTACATCCCTACCTA CAACAAGCCCAACCCCAACCAGATCTCCGTCAGCAACGGCAAGATGAGCGCGGTGAACGGCGCAGCTGCACTGCCGGGGCACCAGGCGACCAGCGGAGGGCGAGCTTGCGAGAGCTGCTACT ccaTGCAGTCGGCGCAGTGGTACTCGTGGGGCCCCCCCAACATGCAGTGCCGGCTCTGCGTGTCCTGTTGGATGTACTGGAAAAAGTACGGGGGGCTGAAGATGCCCAGCCGAGCTGATGGAGAGGAGAAGGCACCATCCAGCCCCTCCCCCAAT CCCCACCGCAGAGCTGCACCTCCATGCCAGTGGGGCTCTAGCCAGGATGAAATGTGA
- the mta3 gene encoding metastasis-associated protein MTA3 isoform X3: MAANMYRVGDYVFFENSSSNPYLIRRIEELNKTASGNVEAKVVCFYRRRDISHSLIQLADKHAKDLEEEKASSSDPELSDKQKHQLRHRELFLSRQYESLPATHIRGKCSVALLNETESVLSYLDREDSFFYSLVYDPTQKTLLADKGEIRVGPRFQADVPDMLQDGEPDDRDQSKLEVKMWDPQCPLTNKQIDQFLVVARAVGTFARALDCSSSVRQPSLHMSAAAASRDITLFHAMDTLHRHGYSLSGAISVLVPQGGPVLCRDEMEEWSASEAGLFEEALEKYGKDFSDIRQDFLPWKSLTSIIEYYYMWKTTDRYVQQKRLKAAEAESKLKQVYIPTYNKPNPNQISVSNGKMSAVNGAAALPGHQATSGGRACESCYSMQSAQWYSWGPPNMQCRLCVSCWMYWKKYGGLKMPSRADGEEKAPSSPSPNEPRSRAHGPRQSAHLAPMRNTGSPKSSVKTKQAFLLQATRLTKLARHMCRDIIRLRRAARRPFVPINCGAIKAEYMSRASEGLGAPPAQLRSVQRSSLSSVLRFLESRPAPNMTRAPRTPGLQVPPPRRLLSSLPSHGPLGMLGKRGYHHHSRMESSAERRAAAGQENSSHTVGSLLHNGSSSGNVLRKRRPNWIDAPDDSFFLVSWETRRKLEKPVEDPLHSEIMQYGQ, translated from the exons ATGGCGGCCAACATGTACCGGGTCGGAG ATTACGTCTTCTTCGAGAATTCCTCCAGTAACCCGTACCTGATCCGGCGCATAGAGGAGCTGAATAAG ACGGCCAGTGGGAACGTCGAGGCGAAGGTGGTCTGCTTCTACAGGCGGAGGGACATCTCACACAGCCTGATCCAGCTGGCAGACAAGCACGCAA AGGACCTGGAGGAGGAGAAGGCGAGCTCGAGTGACCCGGAGCTCAGCGACAAGCAGAAGCACCAGCTTCGTCACCGCGAGCTCTTCCTGTCACGGCAGTACGAGTCGCTGCCGGCGACTCACATCAG GGGGAAGTGCAGTGTGGCTCTCCTGAACGAGACCGAGTCTGTGCTCTCCTACCTGGACAGGGAG GACTCGTTCTTCTACTCACTGGTGTACGACCCTACGCAGAAGACCCTGCTGGCCGACAAGGGTGAGATCCGTGTGGGGCCTCGCTTCCAGGCCGACGTGCCCGACATGCTGCAGGACg GCGAGCCAGACGACCGGGATCAGTCCAAGCTGGAGGTGAAAATGTGGGACCCCCAGTGCCCTCTGACGAACAAGCAGATCGACCAGTTCCTTGTTGTTGCTCG TGCGGTGGGCACCTTCGCCCGAGCCCTGGACTGCAGCAGCTCTGTCCGGCAGCCCAGCTTGCACATGAGTGCCGCCGCCGCCTCCCGCGACATCACCCTG TTCCACGCCATGGACACGCTGCACCGGCACGGCTACAGCCTGTCTGGGGCCATCAGCGTGCTGGTGCCGCAGGGCGGCCCTGTGCTCTGCCGCGACGAGATGGAGGAATGGAGCGCTTCGGAGGCCGGCCTCTTCGAGGAGGCGCTCGAGAAATACGGCAAGGACTTCAGTGACATCCGGCAGGACTTT CTCCCCTGGAAGTCACTGACCAGCATCATCGAGTATTACTACATGTGGAAGACGACAGACCGATACGTGCAGCAG AAACGGCTGAAGGCAGCGGAAGCCGAGAGCAAACTGAAGCAAGTGTACATCCCTACCTA CAACAAGCCCAACCCCAACCAGATCTCCGTCAGCAACGGCAAGATGAGCGCGGTGAACGGCGCAGCTGCACTGCCGGGGCACCAGGCGACCAGCGGAGGGCGAGCTTGCGAGAGCTGCTACT ccaTGCAGTCGGCGCAGTGGTACTCGTGGGGCCCCCCCAACATGCAGTGCCGGCTCTGCGTGTCCTGTTGGATGTACTGGAAAAAGTACGGGGGGCTGAAGATGCCCAGCCGAGCTGATGGAGAGGAGAAGGCACCATCCAGCCCCTCCCCCAAT GAGCCCCGGTCCCGTGCTCACGGCCCCCGCCAGTCGGCTCACCTGGCCCCCATGCGCAACACGGGCAGCCCCAAGTCCTCGGTGAAGACCAAGCAGGCCTTCCTGCTGCAGGCCACACGGCTCACCAAGCTGGCGCGTCACATGTGCCGTGACATCATCAGGCTGCGCCGGGCCGCACGCCGCCCCTTTGTGCCCATTAACTGTGGCGCCATAAAGGCGGAGT ACATGTCGCGAGCCTCTGAGGGACTGGGGGCGCCACCAGCGCAGCTGCGGAGCGTGCAGAGGAGCAGCCTCAGCAGCGTGCTGCGCTTCCTGG AGTCTCGCCCAGCCCCCAACATGACCCGGGCTCCCCGCACTCCAGGTCTCCAGGTCCCGCCCCCCCGGCGTCTGCTCTCCTCACTGCCTAGCCATGGGCCGCTAGGCATGCTGGGAAAGCGCGGATACCACCACCATAGCAGGATGGAGAGCAGTGCAGAGAGGAGGGCAGCTGCGGGCCAAG AGAACTCGAGTCACACAGTGGGAAGCCTGTTG cacAACGGAAGCAGCAGCGGCAACGTGTTGCGTAAGCGTCGGCCCAACTGGATCGACGCCCCTGACGACAGCTTCTTCCTCGTGTCCTGGGAGACCAG gaggaaGCTGGAGAAGCCAGTGGAGGACCCCCTGCACAGTGAGATCATGCAGTACGGACAGTAA